In Aspergillus fumigatus Af293 chromosome 2, whole genome shotgun sequence, a genomic segment contains:
- a CDS encoding serine palmitoyltransferase small subunit family protein, with protein sequence MATEVRTFYTPSATTHISSHAPAAVDELISKYSSTMVTASSIHSASHLTLKNPRRNILQRVVDHIQLGYYRYEVTFGLYVMTPGEKLVANTFVIVVLSLLFWALVLYFPSLLYQKLSRLVWLLTGHSGEEMGAAFGILDSHVSPASSAFSAAASPSL encoded by the coding sequence ATGGCAACCGAAGTCCGGACCTTCTACACCCCTTCCGCCACGACGCACATCTCCTCCCATGCTCCGGCCGCTGTCGACGAGCTCATTAGCAAGTATTCATCCACAATGGTGACAGCTTCGAGCATACACTCGGCAAGCCATCTGACGCTGAAGAATCCGCGTCGCAACATCCTGCAACGTGTTGTTGATCATATTCAACTGGGATACTACCGCTATGAGGTTACTTTCGGACTGTATGTGATGACACCAGGCGAAAAGCTCGTCGCCAATACTTTCGTCATTGTGGtgctctctcttctcttctggGCGTTGGTGCTCTACTTCCCGTCTTTGCTGTACCAGAAGCTGAGCCGCCTGGTGTGGCTGCTCACCGGCCATAGCGGTGAAGAGATGGGCGCTGCCTTCGGCATTCTTGATTCGCATGTCAGCCCTGCGTCTTCGGCATTCTCCGCTGCGGCGAGTCCGTCCTTATGA
- a CDS encoding rhomboid family membrane protein — MAAHSYYNGGYSTNPPTYEQTLPHTEPVDRVSPVSQGHGYTSHSGHPYATADYSSPENRHSQHSIASDQGGPYVAGGRFSEADYYSDNIPLKAHSQDPNGSPPPNWMQHPTQYAPDPSAMEPAGPPVAVTRRQKKGIFKKKIAWVTYTLTLAQVIVFIVELVKNAQLTGSPIELHPQFNPMIGPSPYVQINMGARYTPCMKNVDKIQNSQVEFLFPCPNATSTADFVCTLSELCGFDGVPNPVPGGTLDDRPEPNQWFRFIIPMFLHTGIIHIGFNLLVQMTMAADMERTVGWWRFAFVYLASGIWGFVLGGNYAAQGESSCGCSGSLFGILALYILDLLYTWGERSSPWAELVIMVLGIAISFVLGLLPGLDNFSHIGGFIMGLASGLCIMRSPNALRERIGLARNPYVAMTGAAGATADPGNKVTNPGSTIAEFFKAHKGSKSSKDSSALGFFKGRKPLWWAWWLVRLGALVAVLIGFILLIVDFYKYHTSNCSWCYRLSCLPVNDWCEQGQITVVNTTTTN, encoded by the exons ATGGCAGCCCACAGCTATTACAACGGCGGCTACAGCACCAATCCCCCAACCTACGAGCAAACCCTTCCTCACACCGAACCCGTCGATCGCGTCTCTCCGGTATCACAGGGGCATGGTTACACAAGCCACAGCGGACATCCTTATGCAACTGCCGACTATAGCTCACCTGAAAATCGGCACAGCCAGCACTCGATCGCGTCAGACCAAGGGGGCCCATATGTAGCGGGCGGGAGGTTCAGCGAGGCCGATTACTACTCGGACAATATACCGTTGAAAGCACACAGTCAAGATCCAAATGGATCTCCACCGCCAAACTGGATGCAGCACCCCACTCAATATGCGCCAGACCCCTCGGCAATGGAGCCCGCAGGGCCCCCGGTTGCCGTGAcgaggagacagaagaaaGGGAtattcaagaagaagattgctTGGGTGACATATACGTTGACCTTAGCCCAGGTCATCGTTTTCATCGTTGAGCTGGTAAAGAATG CTCAACTTACCGGAAGCCCGATTGAACTCCACCCCCAGTTCAACCCGATGATCGGCCCTTCGCCGTACGTTCAGATCAATATGGGAGCGCGGTACACGCCATGTATGAAGAACGTGGACAAGATCCAGAATTCGCAGGTGGAGTTCCTGTTCCCGTGTCCCAACGCAACATCAACTGCTGATTTTGTATGCACCCTCTCCGAGCTGTGCGGTTTCGATGGAGTTCCCAACCCGGTTCCCGGCGGCACCCTGGACGATCGCCCTGAGCCAAATCAATGGTTCCGCTTCATCATTCCCATGTTCCTTCACACGGGGATCATTCACATCGGCTTCAACTTGTTGGTTCAAATGACAATGGCTGCTGATATGGAGAGAACGGTGGGATGGTGGCGGTTCGCCTTTGTCTACTTGGCCAGCGGTATCTGGGGTTTCGTGCTCGGCGGAAACTACGCTGCTCAGGGCGAGAGTTCTTGTGGTTGCTCGGGCAGTCTATTTGGCATCCTGGCTCTCTATATATTGGACCTTCTCTATACTTGGGGTGAACGGTCGAGTCCATGGGCTGAGCTTGTGATCATGGTACTTGGCATCGCCATTTCTTTCGTGCTCGGGTTGCTTCCGGGGTTAGACAATTTTTCACACATTGGAGGCTTCATCATGGGTCTGGCATCTGGTCTCTGCATTATGAGATCTCCTAATGCCCTTCGCGAACGCATTGGTCTTGCCCGTAACCCATACGTGGCCATGACTGGTGCCGCGGGTGCCACTGCTGACCCAGGAAACAAGGTCACCAACCCTGGCTCGACCATTGCTGAATTTTTCAAGGCTCACAAGGGCTCTAAGAGCTCGAAAGACTCTAGTGCTTTGGGTTTCTTCAAGGGTCGTAAACCACTATGGTGGGCCTGGTGGTTGGTGCGACTCGGGGCATTGGTCGCAGTCCTCATCGGCTTCATCTTGCTTATTGTGGATTTTTACAAGTATCACACGTCGAATTGCTCATGGTGCTACAGACTGAGCTGCTTG CCGGTCAATGATTGGTGTGAGCAGGGTCAGATCACAGTTGTCAACACAACCACAACAAACTAG
- a CDS encoding ubiquitin-conjugating enzyme E2, with protein sequence MTSPSHRRLLKEAAELASHPSPHFTAHPVSDSNLYDWHFTLAGPPPPSPYAGGIYHGRIVLPPSYPLRPPSFRFLTPSGRFEVNREICLSISGHHEETWQPAWGIRTALLALRSFMDADAKGQVGGLDVDVAVRRRYAVESRGWVCEVCEGGRSNEEVLRAWREVCRAKGVEVEEDEVQGAGAGAGAGGTAERTPSGEAEPTPERDPEDTTDANANANAETETGTESSQKESEPRPSKHATPQQQVQVPVPSVPSAPAPTPAPTHTTPVPTTTATTSQPTTTDAPWLDRAILGVLVALAFMIVRRLAKSEEV encoded by the coding sequence ATGACATCCCCCTCCCACCGACGCCTCCTAAAAGAAGCTGCCGAACTCGCCTCCCACCCCTCCCCGCACTTCACCGCCCACCCTGTCTCCGACTCCAACCTCTACGACTGGCACTTCACCCTCGCCGGCCCGCCCCCTCCCTCCCCATACGCCGGCGGCATTTACCACGGCCGCATCGTGCTCCCACCCAGCTACCCACTGCGTCCACCCTCCTTCCGCTTCCTCACCCCCTCCGGCCGCTTCGAGGTCAACCGCGAAATCTGCCTCAGTATCTCGGGCCACCACGAGGAGACGTGGCAGCCTGCGTGGGGGATACGGACGGCGCTGCTAGCGCTGAGGAGTTTCATGGATGCGGATGCGAAGGGGCAGGTGGGAGGGttggatgttgatgttgctgtgAGGCGGCGGTATGCGGTTGAGAGCCGGGGGTGGGTGTGCGAGGTTTGTGAGGGAGGGAGGAGCAATGAGGAGGTGTTGAGGGCGTGGCGGGAGGTGTGTCGTGCCAAGGGGGtggaggttgaggaggatgaggtccagggtgctggtgctggtgctggtgctggtggtaCCGCGGAGAGGACGCCTTCGGGGGAAGCTGAGCCAACTCCAGAACGAGACCCGGAGGATACTACAGACGCAAATGCAAATGCAAATGCGGAGACGGAGACGGGGACAGAGTCTTCTCAGAAGGAATCAGAACCCCGACCATCGAAGCATGCTAcgccgcagcagcaggtgcAAGTACCGGTGCCTTCTGTGCCATCTGCACCTGCGCCAACACCTGCGCCAACACACACGACTCCAGTCCCGACTACCACTGCTACTACTTCTCAACCCACTACAACAGATGCACCGTGGCTGGATCGAGCTATCCTAGGCGTTCTCGTCGCGTTGGCGTTCATGATCGTACGGCGGCTTGCCAAGTCGGAGGAGGTTTAG
- the pfa3 gene encoding DHHC family palmitoyltransferase, with amino-acid sequence MMATLATSPPTSPTWPKRRPRAWALRCERYCCAAATYFPLAFVYSLTTWAVYVEASIGLKPSRSPWIGLPTSILGVLLYICLNASYTVAVFTDPGSPLTTGAGRHQYSALPVSELPEYTAYTVSSTGGSRYCKKCQCPKPDRAHHCSTCKRCVLKMDHHCPWLATCVGLYNYKAFLLFLIYTSLFCWVDFAVSATWIWTEVFNDAPYLETMLPVNVVLLAILGGIIGLVLTGFTAWHISLAVRGMTTIECLEKTRYVSPLRKALDRHRYEHILGNHRDGNRASPVADSFGHRLQDYGQQILDAHANAIPGVTRAEEGEERLSPAPEQPASHGVSDDQLTPAQQALTRSYAELERQREHDRYQDYLNEEDNGKLPHAFDLGWRRNLLHLFGNRPLLWLIPVCTTTGDGWRWEPSRKFLEAQEGLRLKREQDMANQQHYYRDLYSRNMNNGRAWLGPNAAAPTWNPHQPLDSFRDPERPATGVSMRTLAPMSPRPRPGDSDFEDDISETDPLNQQSVPANGAVNQLQKANEASSATTNRREDSSEWRDWD; translated from the exons ATGATGGCAACCCTGGCGACATCGCCACCAACATCTCCAACCTGGCCCAAACGTCGCCCGCGGGCATGGGCCCTCCGGTGTGAACGATACTGCTGCGCCGCAGCAACCTATTTCCCTCTGGCATTTGTGTACAGTTTGACGACGTGGGCGGTCTACGTCGAAGCGAGTATTGGGTTGAAGCCGTCGCGGAGCCCGTGGATCG GGCTTCCAACCTCGATACTGGGAGTTCTTCTCTACATATGCCTTAATGCCTCGTACACGGTGGCGGTTTTTACGGATCCCGGGTCGCCGCTGACGACTGGGGCCGGTCGGCATCAATACAGTGCTCTGCCGGTCTCTGAGTTGCCTGAGTATACGGCGTACACGGTGAGCTCGACTGGGGGATCGCGGTATTGCAAAAAATGTCAGTGTCCGAAGCCGGACCGGGCACATCACTGCTCGACGTGTAAGCGGTGCGTGCTGAAGATGGACCATCACTGTCCGTGGCTTGCGACTTGTGTCGGGTTGTACAACTACAAGGCGTTTCTGCTGTTTTTGATCTATACGTCGCTATTCTGCTGGGTGGATTTTGCGGTGTCGGCGACGTGGATCTGGACGGAGGTCTTCAACGATGCTCCGTATCTAGAGACGATGCTGCCGGTGAATGTGGTGTTGTTGGCTATCTTGGGTGGGATTATTGGACTGGTGCTGACGGGGTTCACGGCTTGGCATATCAGTCTCGCGGTCCGAGGCATGACCACGATTGAGTGTttggagaagacgaggtATGTGTCGCCATTGCGGAAAGCGCTGGATCGCCACCGCTATGAGCACATACTGGGGAACCACCGGGATGGAAACAGGGCCAGTCCGGTTGCGGACAGCTTTGGCCATCGGCTGCAGGACTACGGGCAGCAGATTCTCGACGCGCATGCAAATGCGATTCCCGGAGTTACTCGGGCcgaggaaggggaggaaCGGCTCTCTCCGGCCCCAGAGCAACCCGCTAGCCATGGGGTGTCTGATGATCAACTCACGCCCGCGCAACAGGCGCTGACACGATCGTATGCGGAACTCGAAAGACAGCGGGAGCACGACAGGTACCAGGATTATCTGAATGAGGAGGATAACGGAAAGTTACCGCACGCATTTGACCTTGGGTGGCGCAGGAATCTCCTGCATTTGTTCGGCAACCGGCCCCTACTCTGGCTCATCCCTGTTTGCACGACCACCGGCGACGGTTGGCGCTGGGAACCGAGCCGGAAATTCCTTGAAGCACAAGAAGGACTACGCCTAAAACGAGAACAGGACATGGCCAACCAGCAGCATTACTACCGTGATCTATACTCGCGCAACATGAACAACGGCCGAGCCTGGCTAGGGCCGAACGCTGCAGCCCCAACTTGGAACCCGCATCAGCCATTAGATAGCTTCAGAGACCCGGAGCGGCCCGCCACGGGGGTGTCAATGCGAACTTTGGCGCCCATGTCCCCGCGACCACGCCCGGGTGATAGTGAttttgaagatgatatcaGCGAGACTGACCCTTTGAACCAGCAATCTGTCCCTGCAAACGGGGCTGTAAACCAACTGCAAAAAGCGAACGAGGCAAGCAGCGCGACTACTAACCGACGAGAGGATTCGAGCGAGTGGAGGGACTGGGATTGA